A genomic stretch from Rhabdothermincola salaria includes:
- the gdhA gene encoding NADP-specific glutamate dehydrogenase, producing MIDEKLEGVFAEVVARNPGEVEFHQAAREVFESLGPVLAKYPELADQKVIQRICEPERQIIFRVPWQDDHGEIHINRGFRVEFNSALGPYKGGLRFHPSVYLGIVKFLGFEQIFKNALTGMPIGGGKGGADFDPKGRSDSEIMRFCQSFMTELYRHIGEHTDVPAGDIGVGTREIGYLFGQYKRITNRYESGVLTGKATTWGGALVRTEATGYGTAYFTREMLHARGDSLEGKKVLVSGSGNVAVYAIEKVHQLGGTVVACSDSSGVVHDAKGIDVELLKQVKEVERGRVSDYAARRGDATYREDGNIWEIPCDVALPCATQNELTGRDARTLVRNGCVAVAEGANMPTTPEGARVFLEAQIAFGPGKAANAGGVATSALEMQQNASRDSWTFEHTEHRLADIMTGIHDTCHHTAEQFGAPGNYVVGANIAGFLRVARPMVALGLI from the coding sequence ATGATCGACGAGAAGTTGGAAGGCGTCTTCGCCGAGGTGGTCGCCCGCAACCCCGGGGAGGTCGAGTTCCACCAGGCCGCCCGCGAGGTCTTCGAGTCACTCGGGCCGGTGCTGGCCAAGTACCCCGAGCTCGCCGACCAGAAGGTCATCCAGCGGATCTGCGAGCCCGAGCGCCAGATCATCTTCCGGGTCCCGTGGCAGGACGACCACGGCGAGATCCACATCAACCGGGGTTTCCGGGTGGAGTTCAACAGCGCCCTCGGGCCCTACAAGGGCGGCCTGCGGTTCCACCCCTCCGTCTACCTCGGCATCGTGAAGTTCCTCGGCTTCGAGCAGATCTTCAAGAACGCCCTGACCGGCATGCCCATCGGCGGCGGCAAGGGCGGGGCCGACTTCGACCCCAAGGGCCGCAGCGACAGCGAGATCATGCGCTTCTGCCAGAGCTTCATGACCGAGCTCTACCGCCACATCGGCGAGCACACCGACGTCCCCGCCGGCGACATCGGGGTGGGCACCCGCGAGATCGGCTACCTGTTCGGCCAGTACAAGCGCATCACCAACCGCTACGAGTCGGGAGTGCTCACCGGCAAGGCCACCACCTGGGGTGGGGCGCTGGTGCGTACCGAGGCCACCGGCTACGGCACCGCCTACTTCACCCGGGAGATGCTGCACGCCCGCGGCGACAGCCTCGAGGGCAAGAAGGTCCTCGTGTCGGGGTCGGGCAACGTGGCCGTCTACGCCATCGAGAAGGTGCACCAGCTCGGCGGCACCGTGGTCGCCTGCTCGGACTCCTCCGGTGTGGTCCACGACGCCAAGGGCATCGACGTCGAGCTGCTCAAGCAGGTCAAGGAGGTCGAGCGGGGCCGCGTCAGCGACTACGCCGCGCGCCGCGGCGACGCCACCTACCGCGAGGACGGCAACATCTGGGAGATCCCGTGCGACGTGGCCCTGCCGTGCGCCACCCAGAACGAGCTCACCGGCCGCGACGCCCGCACGCTGGTGCGCAACGGCTGCGTGGCGGTGGCCGAGGGCGCCAACATGCCCACCACGCCGGAGGGGGCGCGCGTCTTCCTCGAAGCCCAGATCGCCTTCGGCCCCGGCAAGGCGGCCAACGCCGGTGGCGTGGCCACCTCGGCGCTCGAGATGCAGCAGAACGCCAGCCGCGACAGCTGGACGTTCGAGCACACCGAGCACCGCCTGGCCGACATCATGACGGGCATCCACGACACCTGCCACCACACGGCCGAGCAGTTCGGCGCCCCGGGCAACTACGTGGTCGGGGCCAACATCGCCGGCTTCCTGCGGGTGGCCCGGCCCATGGTCGCCCTCGGGCTCATCTAG
- a CDS encoding bifunctional [glutamine synthetase] adenylyltransferase/[glutamine synthetase]-adenylyl-L-tyrosine phosphorylase, with product MTEAVPSDLVERAERSASPATVRVTLERLADDAPDVVAAAADHEGTAAALVAVLAASRSLTRVIEVRPQVALDVLADLDRRPPVDDGSLEALVDWRNLEFLRIAARDLTGLDRLEQVGAQLADLGRQALESACRLAEDADRDGPDGVTLAVVGMGKLGGSELNYSSDIDVMFVGEGTRTRLERRARAVMEIAGHCFRVDANLRPEGRDGPLVRSVESYEAYWERWAEPWEFQALLKARPAAGDATLGERWLEAAQERLWNRPSDADTLRSLRAMKQRAESEVAKKGLAARELKLGPGGIRDIEFTIQLLQLVHGHLDPQLRGPTTLSTLAEMASAGYVDSGDADDMATAYRLLRTTEHRVQLVDEQQVHALPSDRAALDHLARVMGRRDTTDGSAADQLLRDLRKARVGVRAIHERVYFRPLLEAFAQASPEDAALSPEAAAARLSAFGFLDAKRTQAAVKELTRGMNRSSRLMQQLLPLLLDWLSQSPDPDLGLLLVRNLLGHDRNNRTMAETFRDSPATAQALCTLAGTSRMLGDVLVRNPDLVARLDQPDRLETKPHDELVHSADRAVQWRGDVSERQETLQRWNRRHLFGVAARDVLGHADVHQVGADLTDLAAATLESALTALDPQVPFAVLGLGRFGGAELAYASDLDVIFVHDGRGAAGTDEAKRLATGLVRFVGGSTPAGRIYEVDAALRPEGKNGPLARSFGAFEPYWRDTAQTWERQAMTRARFAAGDRDLGERLLDLLDPFIWRGGLTADQMRDIRRMKARIEAERIPSGEDPEFHLKLGPGSLSDVEFTAQMLQLQYGVKATGTLDALRALRDADVLLPDDAEVLGEAYEFCERVRNRWFLVNSGPGDALPSRAEELVWLARSLDTTPGGLRDHYRRVTRRSRKVVERVFYGLPDGVA from the coding sequence GTGACCGAGGCCGTGCCATCAGACCTCGTCGAGCGGGCCGAGCGCAGCGCCTCGCCGGCCACCGTCCGGGTCACCCTCGAACGTCTCGCCGACGATGCCCCCGACGTGGTGGCCGCCGCGGCCGACCACGAAGGCACCGCCGCGGCGCTCGTGGCCGTGCTGGCCGCCAGCCGTTCGCTCACCCGGGTCATCGAGGTCCGCCCCCAGGTCGCGCTCGACGTGCTCGCCGACCTCGACCGGCGCCCGCCGGTGGACGACGGCAGCCTCGAGGCCCTGGTCGACTGGCGCAACCTCGAGTTCCTGCGCATCGCCGCCCGCGACCTCACCGGGCTCGATCGGCTCGAACAGGTCGGAGCCCAGCTGGCCGACCTCGGCCGCCAAGCCCTGGAATCGGCCTGCCGCCTGGCCGAGGACGCCGATCGCGACGGACCCGACGGCGTCACGCTCGCGGTGGTCGGCATGGGCAAGCTGGGCGGCTCGGAGCTCAACTACTCGAGCGACATCGATGTCATGTTCGTCGGCGAGGGCACCCGGACCCGCCTCGAACGCCGGGCCCGAGCGGTGATGGAGATCGCCGGGCACTGCTTCCGGGTGGACGCCAACCTGCGCCCCGAGGGTCGCGACGGCCCCCTGGTGCGCTCGGTCGAGTCCTACGAGGCCTACTGGGAGCGTTGGGCCGAGCCCTGGGAGTTCCAGGCCCTGCTCAAGGCCCGTCCGGCGGCCGGCGACGCCACCCTCGGCGAACGCTGGCTCGAAGCCGCCCAGGAGCGGCTCTGGAACCGCCCGTCGGATGCCGACACCCTCCGCTCGCTGCGAGCCATGAAGCAGCGGGCCGAATCGGAGGTGGCCAAGAAGGGGCTGGCGGCACGAGAGCTGAAGCTGGGGCCCGGCGGCATCCGCGACATCGAGTTCACCATCCAGCTGCTCCAACTGGTCCACGGGCACCTCGACCCCCAGCTCCGGGGCCCGACGACGTTGTCCACCCTCGCCGAGATGGCGTCGGCCGGCTACGTCGACAGCGGCGATGCCGACGACATGGCCACCGCCTACCGCCTGCTGCGCACCACCGAGCACCGGGTCCAGCTCGTCGACGAGCAGCAGGTGCACGCCCTGCCCTCCGACCGGGCGGCGCTCGACCACCTGGCGCGGGTCATGGGTCGACGCGACACCACCGACGGCTCCGCCGCCGACCAGCTGCTTCGCGATCTGCGCAAGGCGCGCGTCGGAGTGCGCGCCATCCACGAGCGCGTGTACTTCCGCCCGCTGCTCGAAGCCTTCGCCCAGGCCTCTCCCGAGGACGCCGCCCTCTCCCCCGAAGCGGCCGCCGCCCGGCTCAGCGCCTTCGGCTTCCTCGACGCCAAGCGCACCCAGGCCGCGGTCAAGGAGCTCACCCGCGGGATGAACCGGTCCAGCCGTCTGATGCAGCAGCTGCTCCCGCTGTTGCTCGACTGGTTGTCGCAGTCCCCGGACCCGGACCTCGGGCTGTTGTTGGTCCGCAACCTGCTCGGCCACGACCGCAACAACCGCACCATGGCCGAGACGTTCCGCGACTCCCCGGCCACGGCCCAGGCCCTGTGCACCCTGGCCGGCACCAGCCGGATGCTGGGCGACGTGTTGGTGCGCAACCCCGACCTGGTGGCCCGCCTCGACCAACCCGACCGGCTCGAGACCAAGCCCCACGACGAGCTGGTGCACAGCGCCGACCGGGCCGTGCAGTGGCGAGGCGACGTCAGTGAACGCCAGGAGACCCTCCAGCGGTGGAACCGCCGCCACCTCTTCGGGGTCGCCGCCCGCGACGTGCTCGGCCACGCCGACGTGCACCAGGTGGGCGCCGACCTCACCGACCTCGCCGCGGCAACCCTCGAGAGCGCCCTCACCGCCCTCGATCCCCAGGTCCCGTTCGCGGTGCTCGGCCTCGGGCGCTTCGGCGGCGCCGAGTTGGCCTACGCCAGCGACCTCGATGTGATCTTCGTGCACGACGGACGAGGCGCCGCCGGCACCGACGAGGCCAAGCGCCTCGCCACCGGCCTGGTGCGCTTCGTGGGCGGTTCGACGCCGGCGGGCCGCATCTACGAGGTCGACGCCGCCCTGCGCCCGGAGGGCAAGAACGGGCCCCTCGCCCGCAGCTTCGGCGCGTTCGAGCCCTACTGGCGGGACACCGCCCAGACCTGGGAACGCCAGGCCATGACCCGCGCCCGCTTCGCTGCCGGCGACCGCGACCTCGGCGAGCGCCTGCTCGACCTGCTCGATCCGTTCATCTGGCGAGGAGGGCTCACCGCCGACCAGATGCGCGACATCCGCCGCATGAAGGCGCGCATCGAAGCCGAGCGCATCCCCTCCGGCGAGGACCCCGAGTTCCACCTCAAGCTCGGCCCCGGGTCGTTGTCGGACGTGGAGTTCACCGCCCAGATGCTCCAGCTCCAGTACGGCGTGAAGGCCACGGGCACGCTCGACGCGTTGCGGGCGCTCCGCGACGCCGACGTGCTTCTCCCCGACGACGCCGAGGTGCTGGGCGAGGCCTACGAGTTCTGCGAGCGGGTGCGCAACCGGTGGTTCCTCGTGAACTCCGGTCCGGGGGACGCCCTGCCCAGCCGGGCCGAGGAGCTGGTGTGGCTGGCCCGATCGCTCGATACCACACCGGGTGGGCTGCGGGACCACTACCGTCGGGTCACGAGACGGTCCCGCAAGGTGGTCGAGCGCGTCTTCTACGGCCTCCCCGACGGCGTCGCCTGA